The Pseudomonas eucalypticola genome has a window encoding:
- the rnc gene encoding ribonuclease III — MSVSLSRLERQLGYTFKNQDLMVLALTHRSFAGRNNERLEFLGDAILNFVAGESLFERFPQAREGQLSRLRARLVKGETLAVLARGFDLGEYLRLGSGELKSGGFRRESILADALEALIGAIYLDSGMEVARERVLSWLTSEFDSLTLVDTNKDPKTRLQEHLQSRGCELPRYEVVDIQGEPHCRTFFVECEVVLLNEKSRGQGVSRRIAEQVAAASALIALGVENGND, encoded by the coding sequence GTGAGTGTTTCCTTGAGCCGTCTCGAGCGTCAGCTCGGCTATACCTTTAAAAACCAGGACCTGATGGTCCTGGCCTTGACACACCGCAGCTTCGCCGGGCGCAACAACGAGCGCCTGGAGTTCCTCGGTGATGCCATCCTCAATTTCGTGGCGGGCGAATCGTTGTTCGAACGGTTTCCCCAGGCCCGCGAAGGCCAGCTGTCGCGCCTGCGCGCCCGGCTGGTGAAAGGCGAGACCCTGGCCGTGCTGGCCCGTGGTTTCGACCTGGGCGAATACCTGCGCCTGGGCAGCGGTGAATTGAAGAGCGGCGGTTTCCGTCGCGAGTCGATCCTGGCCGATGCCCTGGAAGCACTGATTGGTGCCATCTACCTGGATTCGGGCATGGAAGTGGCCCGCGAGCGTGTGCTGTCCTGGCTGACCAGCGAGTTCGACAGCCTGACGCTCGTAGACACCAACAAGGACCCCAAGACCCGCCTGCAGGAACACCTGCAGTCACGGGGCTGCGAACTGCCGCGTTATGAAGTGGTGGATATCCAGGGCGAACCGCATTGCCGGACGTTTTTCGTCGAATGTGAAGTGGTCCTTTTGAACGAAAAAAGCCGGGGTCAGGGCGTGAGCCGTCGCATTGCCGAACAGGTAGCGGCCGCATCAGCACTGATCGCCCTGGGCGTGGAGAATGGCAATGACTGA
- the nadE gene encoding ammonia-dependent NAD(+) synthetase translates to MSNRQIEIAAALNVVPPFADTAALVAEVERRKAFIKQCLRNAHVKVLVLGISGGVDSLTAGRLAQLSVEELRAETGDDGYQFIAVRLPYNIQHDEHDAAASMQFIRADVEDTVNIAGAVLGLSEQVAHLHGLTDARRDFVIGNAKARIRMVAQYTIANANNGLVIGTDHAAEAVMGFFTKFGDGACDLAPLSGLVKHQVRAIARHLGAPENLVEKVPTADLEELRPGKPDEEAHGVTYAQIDAFLHGEKVSEEAYAIIVRTYDNSQHKRELPFAP, encoded by the coding sequence ATGAGCAACCGTCAAATCGAAATCGCCGCGGCCCTCAACGTGGTACCGCCCTTCGCCGACACTGCCGCCCTGGTGGCCGAAGTGGAACGGCGCAAGGCGTTCATCAAGCAGTGCTTGCGCAACGCCCACGTGAAGGTGCTGGTGCTGGGCATCAGCGGCGGCGTCGACTCGCTCACCGCAGGCCGCCTGGCGCAGTTATCGGTGGAAGAACTGCGCGCCGAGACCGGCGACGACGGCTATCAATTCATCGCCGTGCGCTTGCCCTATAACATTCAGCACGATGAACACGATGCCGCCGCCTCGATGCAGTTCATCCGCGCAGACGTGGAAGACACCGTCAACATCGCCGGCGCCGTGCTGGGGCTGTCCGAGCAGGTCGCGCACCTGCATGGCCTCACCGACGCCCGCCGCGACTTTGTCATCGGCAACGCCAAGGCGCGTATCCGCATGGTGGCTCAGTACACCATCGCCAACGCCAACAACGGCCTGGTGATCGGTACCGACCACGCCGCCGAGGCCGTGATGGGCTTTTTCACCAAATTCGGCGACGGTGCCTGCGACCTGGCCCCGCTCAGCGGCCTGGTGAAGCACCAGGTACGGGCCATTGCCCGGCACCTGGGCGCCCCGGAAAACCTGGTGGAGAAAGTGCCTACCGCCGACCTGGAAGAACTGCGCCCGGGCAAGCCAGATGAGGAAGCCCACGGCGTGACCTACGCCCAGATCGACGCCTTCCTTCACGGCGAAAAGGTCAGCGAGGAGGCCTACGCCATCATCGTGCGCACCTACGACAACAGCCAGCACAAACGCGAGTTACCGTTCGCGCCGTAA
- a CDS encoding LysR family transcriptional regulator, with translation MKLHQLRALVSIHETGSLQDASQVLHLTQSALSRAIKELENELGITLLVRSNKGMTLTEYGQRMLGHARQALESVRRARQEIEDMKGLVVSEITIGVTPVTALLQSLKHTLLSFQQSYPNATLKVLEMRPAQLLQHLRDGLLDFALTSQVPVNAVGLDWQPLCRIPGVVVVRKDHPLRNVRSLRLLQQAHWISVDPLTDSQSQFNQLFEGSALGRPRKVFECTAMNLAIKMLIDSDAVMIMSQPALGHDLVGLSDMSKHLQKIDIQEPVPDYSVNLVCVNRSYLTKTAGQLFAHLHEQLAGKPLLI, from the coding sequence ATGAAACTGCATCAACTCCGTGCGCTTGTATCCATCCATGAAACCGGCAGCCTGCAAGATGCCTCCCAGGTACTGCACCTGACCCAGTCGGCCCTGAGCCGGGCCATCAAGGAACTCGAGAACGAACTGGGCATTACCCTGCTGGTACGCTCCAACAAGGGCATGACCCTCACCGAATATGGCCAGCGCATGCTCGGCCACGCTCGCCAGGCGCTGGAAAGCGTGCGCCGGGCGCGCCAGGAAATCGAAGACATGAAGGGCCTGGTGGTCAGCGAGATCACCATTGGCGTCACCCCGGTCACCGCCCTGCTGCAATCGCTCAAACACACCCTGCTGAGCTTTCAGCAAAGCTACCCCAACGCCACCCTCAAAGTGCTGGAGATGCGCCCCGCGCAGCTGTTGCAGCACCTGCGCGATGGCCTGCTGGACTTCGCCCTGACCTCACAGGTGCCCGTCAACGCCGTGGGCCTGGACTGGCAACCCCTGTGCCGCATTCCCGGCGTGGTGGTCGTGCGCAAGGACCACCCCCTGCGCAATGTACGGTCCCTGCGCTTGTTGCAGCAGGCCCACTGGATCAGCGTCGACCCACTCACCGACAGCCAGTCGCAGTTCAACCAACTGTTCGAAGGCAGTGCCCTGGGCCGCCCGCGCAAAGTGTTCGAGTGCACGGCCATGAACTTGGCGATCAAGATGCTGATCGACAGCGACGCGGTGATGATCATGAGCCAGCCAGCCCTGGGCCATGACCTGGTAGGGCTGAGCGACATGTCCAAGCACCTGCAGAAAATCGACATTCAGGAGCCAGTGCCGGATTATTCGGTGAACCTGGTGTGCGTGAACCGCAGCTACCTGACCAAGACCGCAGGGCAGCTTTTCGCCCATCTGCACGAGCAATTGGCGGGCAAACCCCTGCTTATTTAG
- the lepB gene encoding signal peptidase I produces MSLNFPLLLVIAVAVCGLLALFDLVFLASRRKTAVATYQGSVSEPDPVVLEQLNKEPTLVEYGKSFFPVLFIVLVLRSFLVEPFQIPSGSMKPTLEVGDFILVNKFSYGIRLPVIDKKVIEIGDPQRGDVMVFRYPSDPNVNYIKRVIGLPGDKIRYTNDKRLYVNDQLVAETLLGTEPGTLGTAELYQEKLGDVEHLIRKEMGRYHMPPDNQWTVPAGHYFMMGDNRDNSNDSRYWDDPRIPKELLGMVPDRNIVGKAFAVWMSWPEPKMSHLPNFSRVGLIK; encoded by the coding sequence ATGTCGCTAAATTTCCCGCTGTTGTTGGTCATCGCTGTCGCCGTCTGCGGTTTGCTGGCCCTGTTCGATCTGGTCTTCCTGGCCTCGCGCCGCAAGACCGCGGTCGCTACCTACCAGGGCAGTGTCAGCGAACCGGACCCGGTGGTGCTCGAGCAGTTGAACAAGGAACCGACGCTGGTCGAATACGGCAAGTCGTTCTTTCCGGTGCTGTTCATCGTGCTGGTGCTGCGCTCGTTCCTGGTCGAACCTTTCCAGATCCCGTCGGGTTCCATGAAGCCGACCCTGGAAGTGGGTGATTTCATCCTGGTGAACAAGTTCTCCTATGGCATCCGCCTGCCGGTGATCGACAAGAAGGTCATCGAGATCGGTGACCCGCAGCGCGGCGACGTCATGGTGTTCCGCTACCCCAGCGACCCGAACGTCAACTACATCAAGCGCGTGATCGGCCTGCCGGGCGACAAGATCCGGTACACCAACGACAAGCGCCTGTACGTGAACGACCAGCTGGTGGCCGAGACCCTGCTGGGCACCGAGCCTGGCACCCTGGGCACCGCCGAGCTGTACCAGGAAAAACTCGGCGACGTGGAGCACCTGATCCGCAAGGAAATGGGCCGTTACCACATGCCGCCGGACAACCAGTGGACAGTGCCTGCCGGGCACTACTTCATGATGGGTGACAACCGCGACAACTCCAACGACAGCCGTTACTGGGATGACCCGCGCATTCCCAAGGAACTGCTGGGCATGGTCCCGGACCGCAATATCGTCGGCAAGGCCTTCGCGGTCTGGATGAGCTGGCCGGAGCCGAAGATGAGCCACCTGCCGAACTTCTCGCGGGTCGGGCTGATCAAGTAA
- the pdxJ gene encoding pyridoxine 5'-phosphate synthase — protein sequence MTTSNRILLGVNIDHVATLRQARGTRYPDPVKAALDAEEAGADGITVHLREDRRHIQERDVLLLKDVLQTRMNFEMGVTEEMLAFAERIRPAHVCLVPETRQELTTEGGLDVAGQEARIQAAVERLAKIGCEVSLFIDADERQIAASKRVGAPAIELHTGRYADAQTPAEVAEELKRIADGVAFGVAQGLIVNAGHGLHYHNVEAVAAIKGINELNIGHALVAHALFVGFKAAVAEMKQLIVAAAR from the coding sequence GTGACCACCAGCAATCGCATTCTTCTCGGCGTCAACATCGACCACGTGGCAACCCTGCGTCAGGCTCGCGGCACCCGCTACCCCGACCCGGTCAAGGCTGCGCTGGACGCCGAAGAAGCGGGCGCCGACGGCATCACCGTGCACCTGCGCGAAGACCGCCGGCATATTCAGGAGCGCGACGTGCTGCTGCTCAAGGACGTGCTGCAGACGCGCATGAACTTCGAGATGGGCGTCACCGAGGAAATGCTCGCCTTCGCTGAACGCATCCGCCCGGCCCACGTATGCCTGGTACCGGAAACCCGCCAGGAACTGACCACCGAGGGTGGCCTCGACGTGGCCGGCCAGGAAGCACGCATCCAGGCAGCGGTGGAGCGCCTGGCCAAAATCGGTTGTGAAGTGTCGTTGTTCATCGACGCCGATGAACGCCAGATTGCCGCGTCCAAGCGCGTGGGCGCGCCCGCGATCGAATTGCACACCGGCCGTTATGCCGATGCACAAACGCCGGCTGAAGTGGCCGAAGAGCTCAAACGCATTGCCGACGGCGTGGCGTTTGGCGTCGCCCAGGGCCTGATCGTCAATGCCGGGCATGGTTTGCATTATCACAACGTCGAAGCCGTGGCGGCGATCAAGGGCATCAACGAACTGAACATCGGCCACGCCTTGGTGGCCCATGCGCTGTTCGTGGGCTTCAAGGCCGCAGTGGCCGAGATGAAGCAACTGATCGTGGCCGCCGCTCGCTGA
- a CDS encoding MFS transporter, with amino-acid sequence MKSTPASDLPLHPSPAMASLQARKMRRVVIASSLGNGLEIYDFTVYSFFAVIIGKLFFPGESALASLLMSLATFAVGFLMRPLGAVLIGRVADRRGRKAALSLTIALMTVGTGIIAFTPTYASIGITATLLLVFGRLLQGLSAGGEVGSASAFLMESGSTANRCFMVSWQGASQGAAALLGALTGLLLSSNLSPEALQSWGWRVPFIIGLMIGPVGWFIRQHLDETHTDTADTPSLAQLLRDHKGTLLLGIMWMAASTVSMYMVVFYMPTYLVQTLHYPGSFSFALVGLASALLAVIPPIAARYADRFTRRKPLLYWVAGLALVFAYPSFLLLGLQSTWLCMLAIALLIMPMAVGVGASFAMLMEAFPREQRVTGLSVIYSFGVTLFGGFSPLLVTWLIGLTGNPLTPALYLIATLVLSLIALRLFPEHPGRA; translated from the coding sequence ATGAAGAGCACCCCCGCCAGCGATTTGCCGCTCCACCCCAGCCCCGCCATGGCCTCGCTGCAGGCGCGCAAGATGCGCCGCGTGGTCATTGCCTCGTCACTGGGCAATGGCCTGGAAATCTACGACTTCACCGTGTACAGCTTCTTCGCCGTGATCATCGGCAAACTGTTCTTTCCCGGTGAGTCAGCGCTGGCATCGCTGTTGATGTCGCTGGCGACCTTTGCCGTGGGCTTTCTGATGCGACCGCTGGGCGCCGTGCTGATTGGCCGCGTCGCTGACCGTCGTGGGCGCAAGGCGGCGTTGTCACTGACCATCGCCCTGATGACCGTAGGCACCGGCATCATCGCCTTCACCCCGACCTATGCCAGCATCGGCATCACCGCCACCCTGCTGCTGGTATTCGGCCGCCTGCTGCAAGGCCTGTCGGCGGGCGGTGAGGTGGGCAGCGCCTCGGCGTTCCTGATGGAGTCAGGCAGCACCGCCAACCGCTGTTTCATGGTCAGCTGGCAGGGCGCGAGCCAAGGTGCGGCCGCCTTGCTGGGGGCGCTCACCGGCTTGCTATTGAGCAGCAACCTGAGCCCCGAGGCGTTGCAAAGCTGGGGCTGGCGCGTACCGTTCATCATCGGCCTGATGATCGGCCCGGTGGGCTGGTTCATTCGCCAGCACCTGGATGAAACCCATACCGATACCGCCGACACCCCCTCGCTGGCACAGTTGCTGCGCGATCACAAAGGCACCCTGCTGCTGGGCATCATGTGGATGGCGGCCTCCACCGTGAGCATGTACATGGTGGTGTTCTACATGCCTACCTACCTGGTGCAGACCCTGCACTACCCGGGCAGTTTTTCCTTCGCCCTGGTGGGCCTGGCCAGTGCCCTGCTGGCGGTGATCCCGCCGATCGCCGCACGTTATGCCGACCGGTTTACCCGGCGCAAGCCACTGCTGTACTGGGTGGCCGGGCTGGCGCTGGTGTTCGCCTACCCTTCGTTTCTGCTCTTGGGCCTGCAAAGCACCTGGCTGTGCATGCTGGCCATCGCCTTGCTGATCATGCCCATGGCCGTTGGCGTGGGCGCCAGTTTCGCCATGCTGATGGAGGCCTTTCCCCGCGAACAGCGCGTCACCGGGCTGTCGGTGATCTACAGCTTCGGCGTGACCCTGTTCGGTGGTTTCTCGCCGCTGCTGGTGACCTGGCTGATCGGCCTGACCGGCAATCCCTTGACCCCTGCCCTGTACCTGATCGCCACCCTGGTGCTGAGCCTGATCGCCCTGCGCCTGTTCCCGGAACACCCAGGCCGCGCCTGA
- a CDS encoding DUF4845 domain-containing protein has protein sequence MNKAASQKGVSLLGGLVILAVLGFVASTAFKVLPHYFDYWSMKKIIESVSTDKAQQIDSVQAFYTHVRNGMQVNNINDLDLDKALTVTLDDDVFAAHLQYEQREPLVGNLDLVVKFDHEFSVRKP, from the coding sequence ATGAACAAGGCCGCTTCGCAGAAAGGCGTTTCGCTACTGGGCGGGTTGGTGATTCTGGCGGTGCTGGGGTTTGTGGCCAGCACGGCTTTCAAAGTGCTGCCACACTACTTCGACTACTGGTCGATGAAGAAGATCATCGAGTCGGTGTCGACCGACAAGGCGCAGCAGATCGACAGCGTGCAGGCGTTCTATACCCATGTGCGCAACGGGATGCAGGTCAACAACATCAATGACCTGGACCTGGACAAGGCTTTGACCGTGACACTGGACGACGACGTGTTCGCCGCCCATTTGCAATACGAACAGCGTGAGCCACTGGTCGGTAACCTCGACCTGGTGGTGAAATTTGACCACGAATTCAGCGTGCGTAAACCGTGA
- a CDS encoding M20 aminoacylase family protein, with amino-acid sequence MSNLIINQKLQASAEHFAVIRRDIHSFPELGGDVPRTASLVAEMLGAWGYEVHTGVGGCGVVGVLKRGSGTRTLGIRADMDALPILEKNGLPWASQYQGRMHACGHDGHTATLLAAAEQLALHAEFDGTLNLIFQPDEEGLAGAKQMIDDGLFTRFPCNAVYAYHNMPGLPVGQAVVQAGGFMASSERVTITLTGRGGHGAMPERAVDPVPALAGIITALQTVISRNLSTDDAAVLSVGMVQAGTAYNIIPETAKVMLSVRTADPAVRARVEKRIREIVEGQAASFGVKAQIDYQLLAPVLVNSPAETERMLAVARDVLGADNVLQKMPVRIMGSEDFAWMLDEKPGCYFILGNGTGEFTGCSVHNDHYDFDDAVIPLGAACWVGLVEGYLKA; translated from the coding sequence ATGAGCAACCTGATCATCAACCAGAAACTGCAAGCCAGTGCCGAGCATTTCGCGGTCATTCGCCGTGACATCCACAGCTTTCCGGAGCTGGGCGGCGACGTGCCACGCACCGCTAGCCTGGTCGCGGAAATGCTCGGCGCCTGGGGCTACGAGGTGCACACCGGCGTAGGCGGCTGCGGGGTGGTCGGCGTGCTCAAGCGCGGCAGCGGTACGCGCACCCTGGGCATCCGTGCCGACATGGACGCCCTGCCGATTCTGGAAAAGAACGGCCTGCCCTGGGCCAGCCAGTACCAGGGGCGCATGCACGCCTGTGGCCACGACGGCCACACTGCTACCCTGTTGGCCGCCGCCGAACAACTGGCGCTGCACGCCGAATTCGATGGCACCTTGAACCTGATCTTCCAACCGGATGAAGAAGGCCTGGCCGGCGCCAAGCAAATGATCGATGACGGCCTGTTCACCCGCTTCCCCTGCAACGCGGTGTACGCCTACCACAACATGCCTGGCCTGCCGGTGGGCCAGGCGGTGGTGCAGGCTGGCGGCTTCATGGCCTCGTCCGAGCGGGTGACCATCACCCTGACCGGCCGCGGTGGCCACGGCGCCATGCCCGAGCGCGCCGTCGACCCGGTGCCGGCCCTGGCTGGCATCATCACCGCCCTGCAGACGGTGATCTCGCGCAACCTGTCCACCGATGACGCCGCGGTACTGAGCGTGGGCATGGTACAGGCGGGCACGGCGTACAACATCATTCCCGAGACAGCCAAGGTGATGCTCAGCGTGCGCACCGCCGACCCGGCCGTGCGTGCACGGGTGGAAAAGCGCATCCGCGAGATCGTCGAAGGCCAGGCGGCGAGTTTTGGGGTCAAGGCCCAGATCGACTACCAACTGCTGGCCCCGGTGCTGGTCAACAGCCCGGCGGAGACCGAGCGCATGCTGGCGGTGGCCCGCGATGTGCTGGGCGCCGACAACGTGTTGCAGAAAATGCCGGTGCGGATCATGGGCAGCGAGGACTTCGCCTGGATGCTGGACGAGAAGCCTGGCTGCTACTTCATCCTGGGCAATGGCACCGGTGAGTTCACCGGGTGCTCGGTGCACAACGACCACTATGACTTCGATGACGCGGTGATCCCGCTGGGCGCGGCCTGCTGGGTAGGGTTGGTGGAGGGTTACCTCAAGGCGTGA
- the recO gene encoding DNA repair protein RecO, whose protein sequence is MANPPILQPAFVLHSRPYRENSALVDFLTPGGRLRAVLRSARSKAGTQARPFVPLEAEFRGKGELKNVGRMETVGVAAWMVGDALFSGLYLNELLIRLLPAEDPNQVIYDAYAATLQALAAGRPLEPLLRAFEWRLLDELGYGFALDTDVNGDAVEADGMYRLQVDAGLERVWLVQPGLFSGSALLAMAEADWTTPGALNAAKRLMRQALAVHLGGRPLVSRELFRKP, encoded by the coding sequence ATGGCCAACCCGCCCATCCTGCAACCCGCCTTTGTCCTGCACTCGCGGCCCTACCGCGAGAACAGCGCCCTGGTCGACTTCCTGACCCCAGGTGGCCGCTTGCGCGCAGTGCTACGCAGCGCCCGCAGCAAGGCCGGCACCCAGGCGCGGCCGTTCGTGCCGCTGGAGGCGGAGTTCCGCGGCAAGGGTGAGCTGAAGAACGTCGGACGCATGGAAACGGTGGGGGTGGCGGCCTGGATGGTCGGCGATGCGTTGTTCAGCGGCCTGTACCTCAACGAATTGCTGATTCGCCTGCTGCCCGCCGAAGACCCGAATCAAGTCATCTACGACGCCTACGCGGCGACCCTTCAGGCCCTGGCCGCCGGGCGGCCGCTGGAGCCGCTGCTGCGCGCTTTCGAGTGGCGGCTGCTGGACGAACTGGGCTACGGCTTCGCCCTGGACACCGACGTCAACGGCGATGCGGTGGAAGCGGACGGAATGTACCGCTTGCAAGTCGATGCCGGGCTTGAGCGAGTGTGGCTGGTACAGCCCGGCCTGTTCAGCGGCAGCGCGCTGCTGGCCATGGCCGAAGCCGACTGGACTACCCCCGGGGCGTTGAACGCGGCCAAGCGCCTCATGCGCCAGGCGCTGGCCGTGCACCTGGGCGGTCGTCCGCTGGTGAGCCGCGAACTGTTTCGCAAGCCGTAA
- the era gene encoding GTPase Era, protein MTDTTQTRCGYVAIVGRPNVGKSTLLNHILGQKLAITSRKPQTTRHNMLGIKTEGDVQAIYVDTPGMHKSNEKALNRYMNKTASAALKDVDVVIFVVDRTKWTDEDQLVLERVQYVQGPVILAINKTDRIEDKAELMPHLAWLQEQLPNAEIVPVSAQHGHNLDALEGLIAKHLPENDHFFPEDQITDRSSRFLAAELVREKIMRQLGAELPYQITVEIEEFKQQGKTLHIHALILVERDGQKKIIIGDKGERIKRIGMEARKDMELLFDSKVMLNLWVKVKGGWSDDERALRSLGYGDV, encoded by the coding sequence ATGACTGATACAACCCAAACCCGCTGTGGCTATGTCGCAATCGTCGGCCGCCCGAATGTGGGCAAGTCCACGCTGCTCAACCACATCCTGGGCCAGAAGCTGGCGATCACCTCGCGCAAGCCGCAGACCACCCGCCACAACATGCTCGGCATCAAGACCGAGGGTGACGTGCAGGCCATCTATGTCGACACCCCCGGCATGCACAAGAGCAACGAAAAGGCGCTCAACCGCTACATGAACAAGACCGCTTCGGCGGCTTTGAAAGATGTGGACGTGGTGATCTTCGTGGTCGACCGCACCAAGTGGACCGACGAAGACCAGCTGGTGCTCGAGCGCGTGCAGTACGTGCAGGGCCCGGTGATCCTGGCCATCAACAAGACCGACCGCATCGAGGACAAGGCCGAGCTGATGCCGCACCTGGCCTGGTTGCAGGAACAACTGCCCAACGCCGAGATCGTCCCGGTGTCGGCCCAGCACGGCCACAACCTCGACGCCCTGGAAGGCCTGATCGCCAAGCACCTGCCGGAAAACGATCACTTCTTCCCCGAAGACCAGATCACCGACCGCAGCAGCCGCTTCCTGGCCGCCGAGCTGGTACGCGAAAAGATCATGCGCCAGCTGGGTGCCGAGCTGCCGTACCAGATCACCGTCGAGATCGAAGAATTCAAGCAGCAGGGCAAGACCCTGCACATTCATGCCCTGATCCTGGTGGAGCGTGATGGTCAGAAGAAGATCATCATTGGCGACAAGGGCGAGCGCATCAAGCGCATCGGCATGGAAGCGCGCAAGGACATGGAGCTGCTGTTCGACTCCAAGGTCATGCTCAACCTGTGGGTGAAGGTCAAGGGCGGCTGGTCCGACGACGAACGCGCCCTGCGCTCGCTGGGTTACGGCGACGTCTGA
- the glyA gene encoding serine hydroxymethyltransferase: MFSKSLTLADFDPALNDAIALEAHRQEQHIELIASENYTSPAVMQAQGSVLTNKYAEGYPGKRYYGGCEHVDVVEQLAIDRARQLFGADYANVQPHSGSQANAAVFLALLQPGDTVLGMSLTHGGHLTHGAKVSFSGRLYNAVQYGIDDQGLIDYDEVERLAVQHQPKMLIAGFSAYSRTLDFARFRAIADQVGAWLFVDMAHVAGLVAAGLYPNPVPYADVVTTTTHKTLRGPRGGLILARSNPTVEKKLDSAVFPGGQGGPLMHVIAAKAVCFKEALAPAFKVYQRQVIDNARAMAGVFVARGYDVVSAGTDNHLFLVSLIRRGITGKDADAALGRVHITVNKNAVPNDPQSPFVTSGLRIGTPAVTTRGFGEAECTRLAGWICDVLDHLGDADVEAEVAAQVAALSKAFPVYGR, encoded by the coding sequence ATGTTCTCCAAAAGCCTCACCCTCGCCGACTTCGACCCTGCCCTGAACGATGCCATTGCCCTGGAAGCCCATCGCCAGGAGCAACACATCGAACTGATCGCCTCCGAGAACTACACCAGCCCCGCCGTGATGCAGGCCCAAGGCAGTGTGCTGACGAACAAATACGCCGAAGGTTACCCGGGCAAGCGCTACTACGGCGGCTGTGAGCACGTGGATGTGGTCGAGCAACTGGCCATCGACCGCGCCAGGCAACTGTTTGGCGCCGATTATGCCAACGTCCAGCCGCACTCGGGCAGCCAGGCCAACGCGGCGGTGTTCCTGGCGCTGCTGCAACCGGGCGACACCGTGCTGGGCATGAGCCTGACCCACGGCGGACACCTGACCCATGGCGCCAAGGTCAGTTTTTCCGGCCGGCTGTACAACGCAGTGCAGTACGGCATCGACGACCAGGGGCTGATCGACTATGACGAGGTGGAGCGCCTGGCCGTGCAGCATCAACCCAAGATGCTGATCGCCGGCTTTTCGGCCTATTCGCGCACCCTGGATTTCGCCCGCTTCCGAGCCATTGCCGACCAGGTGGGCGCCTGGTTGTTCGTGGATATGGCCCATGTCGCGGGGCTGGTGGCCGCCGGCCTCTACCCCAACCCGGTGCCTTACGCGGACGTGGTCACTACCACGACCCACAAGACCCTGCGTGGGCCGCGCGGTGGCCTGATCCTGGCGCGCAGCAACCCTACCGTGGAGAAGAAGCTGGACTCGGCGGTATTTCCCGGCGGCCAGGGCGGCCCGCTGATGCACGTCATCGCCGCCAAGGCGGTGTGCTTCAAAGAGGCCCTGGCCCCGGCGTTCAAGGTGTACCAGCGGCAGGTCATCGATAACGCCCGTGCCATGGCTGGGGTGTTCGTGGCGCGCGGCTATGACGTGGTGTCCGCCGGTACCGATAACCACCTGTTCCTGGTCAGCCTGATCCGCCGCGGCATCACCGGCAAGGACGCCGACGCCGCGCTGGGCCGTGTGCACATCACCGTCAACAAGAACGCCGTGCCCAACGACCCGCAGTCGCCTTTCGTGACCTCGGGCCTGCGCATCGGCACGCCTGCCGTCACCACGCGTGGCTTTGGCGAAGCCGAATGCACGCGCCTGGCGGGCTGGATCTGTGATGTGCTCGACCACCTGGGCGACGCCGACGTGGAAGCCGAAGTGGCCGCGCAGGTAGCCGCGCTGAGCAAGGCTTTCCCGGTTTACGGGCGCTGA